One window of Methanogenium organophilum genomic DNA carries:
- a CDS encoding sensor histidine kinase: protein MSEGKDMPLADRCREFCENAPYGLLFADPDGAIIWANAVAARILGCASPDGLFGKPAISFLIPVGLSGWEDISCKTRKTGTFTYSGIPAGRKNPGRPLDVMVSCGSENDGEWYSFHLIPVSENVGTLNAPQHNDERLNLAIKCADLATWDMNVRSGEMRVDGRWANMIGYLPEKLNPLTVDAFLEYLHPDDRDTFLSLFSGWSRGKRPTGSLKMRLRHRNGSWVWVRSQWQVFWSPDAKPVLRVVGIHQDITDTVKKDEAIREAQKKIAMLSSVTRHDILNQVTVIRMLFDIMEMTGEVDPDSDTWVQLAKINEAALAIEHQIVFTRDYEDLGSKPHAWQDIGVMVDRVAALSDELSSLTITCTCRNISVYADPMLERVMHELFTNAVRHGGDVSTIMVSCTLTPEGSAVITVSDDGIGIPDDRKNKIFSRGVGIKTRYGLYLAREILSVSGITIQETGNEGRGAVFSLTVPPENWKISRSSVFSS from the coding sequence TTGTCTGAAGGAAAAGATATGCCCCTGGCGGACAGGTGTCGTGAATTCTGTGAGAATGCACCATATGGTCTGCTGTTCGCAGATCCGGATGGAGCGATTATCTGGGCCAATGCTGTGGCAGCTCGGATTCTGGGGTGTGCATCGCCGGATGGATTGTTCGGTAAACCAGCGATCTCTTTTCTTATCCCGGTTGGTCTCAGTGGTTGGGAAGATATCTCCTGCAAAACCCGGAAAACCGGAACATTCACCTATTCAGGTATCCCCGCGGGACGAAAGAATCCCGGCAGACCCCTTGATGTCATGGTGTCCTGCGGGTCTGAAAATGACGGAGAATGGTACTCTTTCCATCTCATTCCGGTTTCTGAAAACGTGGGCACGTTGAATGCACCGCAGCATAATGATGAACGGCTCAATCTCGCTATCAAGTGTGCTGACCTTGCGACCTGGGATATGAACGTCCGGTCCGGTGAGATGAGAGTTGATGGGCGTTGGGCGAATATGATTGGCTATCTGCCCGAGAAGCTGAACCCACTTACCGTCGATGCGTTCCTGGAGTATCTGCATCCGGATGACAGGGATACCTTTCTCAGCCTTTTCTCAGGATGGAGCAGGGGCAAACGACCGACTGGCTCCCTGAAAATGCGGTTGCGACATAGGAATGGCAGCTGGGTATGGGTCCGTTCACAATGGCAGGTATTCTGGAGTCCGGATGCAAAGCCGGTCCTCCGGGTGGTGGGAATCCATCAGGATATTACGGATACGGTGAAGAAGGATGAGGCTATCCGTGAGGCGCAAAAGAAGATTGCAATGCTCTCATCAGTGACCCGGCACGATATTCTCAATCAGGTGACGGTCATCCGGATGCTCTTTGATATTATGGAAATGACTGGTGAGGTGGACCCGGACTCCGATACCTGGGTTCAGCTCGCAAAGATCAATGAGGCTGCGCTCGCAATAGAACACCAGATCGTCTTCACCCGCGACTATGAAGATCTCGGTTCGAAGCCCCATGCCTGGCAGGATATTGGAGTGATGGTGGACCGTGTTGCCGCTTTGTCTGATGAATTATCCTCTCTTACGATAACCTGTACCTGCCGGAATATCAGTGTCTATGCGGATCCAATGCTGGAGCGGGTGATGCATGAACTCTTTACGAATGCGGTCCGGCATGGGGGTGACGTGAGTACAATCATGGTCTCCTGCACCCTTACACCAGAGGGCAGTGCTGTCATCACTGTCTCCGATGATGGCATCGGTATCCCTGATGATCGGAAAAACAAGATATTTTCACGGGGTGTTGGAATAAAAACCCGGTATGGATTGTACCTCGCACGGGAGATCCTTTCTGTCAGCGGCATCACTATCCAGGAAACGGGTAATGAAGGGAGGGGTGCTGTCTTTTCTCTTACCGTACCTCCGGAAAACTGGAAAATTTCACGGAGTTCCGTGTTTTCCTCCTGA
- a CDS encoding Nramp family divalent metal transporter: MTGKIRHNIKYRAHDYIRFLGPGLLLAVAAAGESGIAEAVEIGAHFGYALIWVIAITLIYKFAFVNGIARYTMITGKTIFQGLISIPGPKNWGGILVMAIYFLEMFAFAGMLLLGGIFIDYIIPGINSTEMIVFISLSAILILLWKESYERLEHTIVAIALLLFIGIAFSLTQFPISLSAMIPGLVPHIPPSSLLSIMALMGAVGSSLNLLLYSIWLKEKIGDEKGPAFYRKAIQGVNLDLIIAFLFVGIITVLFISLGVTGFSISYLEHGEVFSVDALIAQVLYVISSIPYGPQTFLATGYLIMFGAVLTGMDGRARAISEVLHTGYAMKWDERTTFRLILLLFTMIIVSGVLIGQPMMLVHGVSAIASVFFAVMGFIIIYLNMEIKEPERPNRLWTAVMTIGSLIFLMMALFMEEGIIMFGIPLAERMIVVAFVVLIFAGTTLFRDLIQGNTTWIDRFWTALIFGALSIYGTFRGIPFEGVIINFRDLGPILAGIVGGPVIGAAAGIIGAVYRYQIPGMEKTALACAIATIVAGIVAGFFTRMFRGDITYLRGFILIAIVEAIHIFIIVPLFSDIGTFADFMIIVRATLLPMIFANTLGVILFCYIIQMKGYSLTTRFTKTPEEKPLQETEGEQ; the protein is encoded by the coding sequence ATGACTGGAAAAATCCGTCATAATATTAAATACAGGGCTCACGACTATATCCGATTTCTCGGCCCCGGCCTTCTGCTGGCAGTCGCTGCCGCAGGCGAGAGCGGTATAGCAGAGGCTGTCGAAATTGGCGCCCACTTCGGTTATGCCCTCATATGGGTCATTGCAATCACCCTCATCTATAAATTTGCATTCGTAAACGGCATTGCCCGCTACACAATGATCACCGGAAAAACCATCTTCCAAGGTCTCATCTCCATTCCCGGCCCGAAAAACTGGGGAGGCATTCTTGTGATGGCTATCTATTTCCTTGAGATGTTTGCCTTTGCAGGGATGTTGCTTTTGGGTGGTATTTTTATTGATTACATCATCCCAGGCATCAACTCGACTGAGATGATCGTCTTCATCTCTCTTTCGGCTATCCTGATCCTGCTCTGGAAAGAGTCATACGAACGGCTGGAACACACAATTGTTGCAATTGCTCTCCTCCTCTTCATAGGAATTGCCTTCTCCCTCACACAGTTTCCCATCTCCCTGAGTGCGATGATTCCAGGACTGGTTCCCCATATCCCTCCCTCGTCTCTCCTCTCCATTATGGCTCTTATGGGTGCGGTTGGTTCATCCCTGAACCTTCTCTTATACTCCATCTGGCTTAAAGAGAAGATAGGCGATGAGAAGGGGCCGGCATTCTATCGGAAGGCAATTCAGGGGGTAAATCTGGACCTTATCATCGCCTTCCTCTTTGTGGGCATCATCACCGTTCTCTTTATTTCTCTTGGTGTCACCGGATTCTCCATCTCATACCTGGAACATGGAGAGGTATTCAGCGTTGACGCACTTATTGCTCAGGTGCTCTACGTCATATCCTCCATTCCATATGGACCACAAACCTTTCTTGCAACCGGCTACCTCATCATGTTTGGTGCTGTCCTCACGGGGATGGATGGCCGGGCACGAGCTATCTCTGAGGTTCTGCACACCGGATATGCGATGAAATGGGACGAGCGGACCACCTTCCGCCTCATCCTTCTGCTCTTCACCATGATCATTGTGAGCGGCGTTCTTATCGGACAGCCGATGATGCTCGTCCACGGTGTATCAGCGATTGCCTCCGTGTTCTTTGCCGTGATGGGATTCATTATTATTTATCTTAATATGGAGATCAAAGAGCCGGAACGGCCCAACCGGCTCTGGACAGCGGTCATGACCATCGGTAGCCTGATCTTCCTCATGATGGCTCTCTTTATGGAAGAGGGCATCATAATGTTCGGCATTCCCCTTGCAGAACGCATGATCGTTGTTGCCTTTGTGGTCCTGATCTTTGCCGGTACCACCCTCTTCCGTGACCTCATCCAGGGAAACACGACCTGGATCGACCGATTTTGGACTGCCCTCATATTTGGAGCACTCTCCATCTACGGAACCTTCCGGGGGATTCCATTTGAAGGGGTGATCATCAACTTCCGTGACTTGGGGCCAATACTTGCAGGAATTGTCGGAGGACCTGTCATCGGGGCAGCGGCGGGCATCATCGGTGCGGTATACCGCTACCAGATTCCCGGAATGGAGAAGACAGCCCTTGCCTGTGCTATCGCAACCATCGTGGCGGGTATTGTGGCAGGGTTTTTTACCCGAATGTTTCGTGGAGATATTACCTACCTTCGTGGATTCATTCTTATCGCCATTGTCGAAGCGATACACATCTTCATCATCGTGCCTCTCTTCTCTGACATTGGCACCTTTGCTGATTTTATGATCATCGTCCGGGCCACCCTACTGCCGATGATCTTCGCAAACACCCTCGGGGTAATACTCTTCTGCTACATCATCCAGATGAAAGGGTACTCTTTGACCACCCGGTTTACCAAAACACCTGAGGAGAAACCGCTACAGGAAACAGAGGGAGAGCAATGA
- a CDS encoding ABC transporter substrate-binding protein, which translates to MKKIALEYLPFIITGLICCFIFANAVINTPDYGENETIKIGIMVPLSGGLGEYGMDVKIGVDMAVDEINAKGGIGGKMVQAVYKNTWGHPERDATLMKECADEGIPVVIGDITSAGALACAEIAEDEGIVLISQAATTPELSGYGPYVFRTISSDTYQGRGMARIFQIFHPNADNITVLYIDNAYGTGLAEAFMHAKEEGGFTVQQSIPFEEGQRIFTHEITAIREADSDGIALIAHVTEANYILKEAEAQGLDVAWVGSDGIVTTEFYSHVGTYAEGFIATMQASEVQDPAFINEYRIRAKESTVNWMAPYSYDTMMVVAEAIEHGGYSADAIRSSLENIRHLGVCGPKVFEDNGDIPPAYDVMRVENGIWTRVSWKEITSETSLH; encoded by the coding sequence ATGAAGAAGATAGCCCTTGAATACCTACCTTTCATTATCACAGGCCTCATCTGCTGTTTTATATTCGCAAATGCAGTTATTAACACGCCTGATTACGGCGAAAATGAAACGATCAAAATCGGCATTATGGTTCCACTTTCTGGTGGTCTCGGGGAATATGGGATGGATGTAAAAATCGGCGTCGACATGGCGGTCGATGAAATCAATGCAAAGGGTGGTATCGGGGGTAAAATGGTTCAGGCGGTATATAAAAACACCTGGGGCCACCCGGAGCGTGATGCAACACTTATGAAAGAATGTGCAGACGAGGGCATTCCTGTCGTCATTGGCGATATCACTAGTGCAGGTGCTCTGGCATGTGCAGAAATTGCTGAAGATGAAGGAATTGTCCTTATCTCCCAGGCGGCCACCACACCGGAGCTGAGCGGGTACGGTCCATACGTCTTCCGCACCATCTCATCCGATACCTATCAGGGGAGAGGCATGGCAAGAATCTTCCAGATATTCCACCCCAATGCAGACAATATCACCGTATTGTATATTGACAATGCTTATGGCACTGGTCTCGCAGAGGCATTTATGCATGCTAAAGAGGAGGGCGGATTCACCGTGCAGCAGTCTATTCCCTTTGAAGAGGGACAGCGCATCTTCACCCATGAAATTACGGCAATTCGTGAAGCAGATTCAGATGGTATCGCCCTTATCGCTCATGTCACTGAGGCAAATTACATCCTAAAGGAAGCGGAGGCACAGGGACTCGACGTTGCCTGGGTTGGGTCAGACGGCATCGTCACCACCGAATTCTATTCCCATGTCGGCACCTATGCAGAGGGCTTCATTGCGACAATGCAGGCAAGCGAGGTTCAGGACCCGGCATTTATTAACGAGTACCGGATACGGGCCAAAGAGAGCACCGTCAACTGGATGGCCCCCTATTCCTATGATACCATGATGGTCGTCGCCGAAGCCATTGAACATGGCGGATATTCAGCAGATGCGATTCGTTCATCGCTAGAAAATATCCGTCACCTTGGTGTATGCGGACCGAAGGTCTTTGAAGATAACGGCGACATCCCCCCCGCATATGATGTGATGCGGGTTGAAAACGGAATTTGGACACGGGTCTCATGGAAGGAGATCACATCTGAGACCTCGCTCCACTGA
- a CDS encoding flavin reductase family protein, protein MMAEKMLPKTHRIKDSATEKIPIGRNVFICPMPVTIVGTRLNNRPNFLTVGWVTRANVDPPMIAVCINKSNASVDGIIMHKVFSVNFPGANLIEETDYCGLVSGKDKDKSRIFDIFYGELKNAPMIKNCPITLECRLTEAIDLPKNFLFIGEIEGAYADKTSFSEGKPDITEIDPLLLTMPDNSYWQIGKYLGHACKIGRDLKTET, encoded by the coding sequence ATGATGGCAGAAAAAATGCTACCCAAAACCCATAGAATAAAAGATTCCGCGACCGAAAAAATTCCCATTGGCAGAAACGTATTCATCTGCCCAATGCCGGTTACTATTGTGGGCACCCGTCTGAACAACCGCCCCAACTTTCTGACCGTCGGATGGGTGACACGGGCAAATGTTGACCCCCCAATGATCGCTGTTTGCATTAATAAGTCAAATGCATCTGTGGATGGTATTATTATGCATAAGGTATTTTCCGTGAATTTTCCCGGCGCAAATCTCATTGAAGAAACAGATTATTGTGGACTTGTTTCCGGAAAAGATAAGGATAAATCCAGAATATTTGACATATTCTATGGTGAATTAAAGAATGCACCGATGATAAAAAACTGTCCGATAACACTTGAATGCCGCCTGACAGAGGCCATTGACCTTCCGAAAAATTTCCTTTTTATCGGTGAAATCGAGGGTGCATATGCCGACAAAACCAGTTTTTCGGAAGGGAAACCTGATATTACAGAGATAGACCCGCTTCTCTTAACCATGCCGGACAATTCATACTGGCAGATCGGCAAATACCTTGGTCATGCCTGCAAAATCGGCAGAGATCTGAAAACCGAAACCTGA
- a CDS encoding thioredoxin family protein, protein MVNDIPDDDELAHLREKRLREMEMEMGGMTNFSPRSHVQIIEVTDMNFTELVQSHRYLLVDCWAEWCGPCMNTALVIEELAGEFADVVTFGKCDADMNAGVMRAFQISAIPTLLFFAGGYPAGRLTGAYPKESIRAALLRTFEL, encoded by the coding sequence ATGGTCAATGATATTCCGGACGATGATGAGCTTGCACACCTGCGCGAGAAACGCCTCAGGGAGATGGAAATGGAGATGGGGGGGATGACGAACTTCTCCCCCCGTTCTCATGTTCAGATTATAGAAGTGACCGACATGAATTTTACAGAACTTGTTCAGTCCCATCGATATCTTTTAGTGGACTGCTGGGCGGAGTGGTGTGGTCCATGCATGAACACCGCACTGGTCATTGAAGAACTTGCAGGAGAGTTTGCAGATGTGGTCACCTTCGGGAAATGTGATGCTGACATGAACGCGGGTGTGATGCGGGCTTTCCAGATCTCTGCCATACCGACCCTGCTCTTCTTTGCTGGCGGCTATCCTGCAGGGCGACTCACTGGTGCATATCCGAAGGAGTCTATACGGGCGGCCCTGCTCAGGACATTTGAGCTCTGA
- the purF gene encoding amidophosphoribosyltransferase, producing the protein MCGIVGIVDSGDVSFPLYYALYALQHRGQESAGIATYDGQTLYKYKSQGLVADVFDKEILCGLKGGAGIGHVRYPTTGEKIPENIQPFTFTFRGRKVAVAHNGNLVNIVNLREEYEKRGQIFCTTTDTEVIGNIIADEYRVSLNVVEAVGMCMRRLQGSYSVVMMLDDEVWAFRDPLGIRPLCIGRTECGYMVASESVAIDALGGSFIRDVRPGELVCLKGNGIESHQIAEASHRAHCIFEYVYFARPDSVIDGRLVYDVRRNIGHSLCEEAPVEADLVSPVPDSGMAHAAGYAEESGIRYREALIKNRYMGRTFIMPTQEAREAAVRMKLNPVRGHLKDRSLILIDDSIVRGTTSRRLVNIVRDAGAREVHMRIGSPAIKAPCYLGVDMPTRGELIASDLDNGEVCSSIGATSLHHISIGALIRAIGIPKEDLCTGCLTGEYPLAIGSERCCPREVTCVAKHYQAGLESFSGE; encoded by the coding sequence ATGTGCGGAATTGTTGGCATCGTCGATTCAGGCGATGTCTCATTCCCCCTGTATTATGCGCTTTATGCCCTGCAGCACAGGGGGCAGGAGAGCGCAGGTATTGCAACATATGATGGGCAGACGCTCTATAAGTACAAGAGTCAGGGCCTTGTTGCAGATGTATTTGATAAGGAGATCCTCTGCGGTCTGAAGGGCGGGGCGGGTATCGGACATGTCCGGTATCCAACTACTGGTGAGAAGATTCCGGAGAACATCCAGCCCTTCACTTTTACCTTCCGGGGTCGGAAAGTAGCAGTGGCCCACAACGGGAACCTTGTCAATATTGTCAATCTCAGGGAGGAATATGAAAAACGTGGGCAGATATTCTGCACAACGACAGATACAGAAGTGATCGGCAACATCATTGCTGATGAATACCGGGTTTCCCTGAATGTTGTGGAGGCGGTTGGTATGTGTATGCGCCGTCTTCAGGGGTCATACTCGGTTGTGATGATGCTAGACGATGAAGTCTGGGCATTTCGTGACCCTCTTGGTATCCGTCCTCTCTGTATCGGAAGAACAGAGTGTGGCTATATGGTGGCGTCGGAGTCTGTTGCAATTGACGCACTGGGTGGTTCATTCATCAGGGACGTCCGTCCGGGTGAACTGGTCTGTCTGAAGGGGAACGGCATTGAGTCTCATCAGATTGCAGAGGCCTCCCACCGGGCGCACTGTATCTTTGAGTATGTCTATTTTGCACGACCGGATTCTGTCATCGACGGGCGACTTGTCTACGATGTGCGGCGCAATATTGGCCACTCGCTCTGTGAAGAGGCGCCGGTTGAGGCAGATCTTGTTTCTCCAGTCCCTGATTCTGGGATGGCGCATGCCGCAGGGTATGCGGAGGAATCTGGCATCCGGTACCGGGAGGCTCTCATCAAGAACCGGTATATGGGCAGGACCTTCATCATGCCAACACAGGAGGCACGTGAGGCTGCTGTCAGGATGAAACTGAATCCGGTTCGGGGTCACCTGAAGGATCGGTCTTTGATTCTGATCGATGATTCCATTGTCCGCGGGACTACCTCGCGTCGCTTGGTGAACATTGTTCGTGATGCGGGAGCGAGAGAGGTACACATGCGTATTGGATCACCTGCAATTAAGGCCCCGTGTTATCTGGGTGTTGATATGCCTACCCGGGGTGAACTGATTGCAAGTGATCTGGATAATGGGGAAGTGTGTTCGTCTATCGGGGCGACATCGCTGCATCATATCTCAATCGGGGCACTGATCCGTGCCATTGGTATCCCGAAGGAGGATCTCTGTACCGGGTGCCTTACGGGTGAGTATCCTCTTGCCATCGGCTCAGAGCGTTGTTGTCCACGTGAGGTCACCTGCGTTGCGAAACACTATCAGGCGGGACTTGAGTCATTCTCCGGTGAATGA
- a CDS encoding 50S ribosomal protein L37e produces the protein MSKGTPSMGKRQKTTHIVCRRCGKISFHKRHGVCASCGFGKSPRLRKYNWTTKK, from the coding sequence ATGAGTAAAGGTACACCCTCAATGGGTAAACGGCAAAAAACAACGCATATAGTCTGCAGACGCTGTGGTAAGATTTCATTCCACAAGCGTCATGGAGTCTGTGCGTCGTGCGGGTTTGGAAAGTCTCCACGCCTGCGGAAGTACAACTGGACGACGAAGAAATAA
- a CDS encoding LSM domain-containing protein, whose product MTRRPLEILDKALNQKPVIVSLKGGREIRGILQGYDVHMNLVLDNAEEDIDGVAEKRGTLIVRGDNVIYISPSVE is encoded by the coding sequence ATGACCAGAAGACCATTGGAAATTTTAGATAAGGCCCTTAACCAGAAACCGGTTATTGTCAGTCTCAAAGGCGGAAGGGAGATCAGGGGTATCCTCCAGGGCTATGATGTTCACATGAACCTCGTCCTTGATAATGCAGAGGAGGATATTGACGGTGTGGCTGAGAAGCGCGGCACTTTAATCGTTCGCGGAGATAATGTGATCTACATATCTCCGTCCGTGGAATAA
- a CDS encoding RNA-binding protein, translating to MAKINSRKRHTIRKSDLSRLFRQLEDEIGPDTDLFRSAKVEVVDTTGDISLYLIEKKPHLMEYQEMVFPTLRGAIAHPFSARNVVVDAGAVRFMAKGADVMRPGIVRVTDDVRAGHPVLITEETYGKPLAVGIAALDAAEIDAAETGKMVRTFHYVGDELWNLEI from the coding sequence ATGGCTAAAATTAACTCGCGAAAAAGACATACGATACGAAAATCAGATCTCTCCCGCCTCTTTCGACAGCTGGAGGATGAAATTGGCCCAGATACCGATCTGTTCCGCTCAGCGAAGGTCGAAGTTGTCGACACCACCGGAGATATTTCCCTCTATCTCATCGAGAAAAAGCCCCATCTGATGGAGTACCAGGAGATGGTCTTTCCAACACTCAGGGGTGCCATCGCCCACCCGTTTTCGGCCCGGAATGTGGTTGTTGATGCCGGTGCCGTGCGATTCATGGCAAAGGGTGCGGATGTGATGCGCCCGGGCATAGTCCGCGTGACAGATGATGTCCGGGCGGGTCACCCTGTCCTCATTACCGAAGAGACCTATGGCAAACCGCTGGCAGTGGGCATCGCAGCACTCGATGCAGCGGAGATAGACGCTGCAGAGACCGGCAAGATGGTTCGCACATTCCACTACGTTGGAGACGAACTATGGAACCTGGAAATCTAG
- a CDS encoding cell division protein SepF, with the protein MAKFLDSILGRGSSSAAESDYMELDLASFESVSGDASPASMYVRIATITDLKDTPRVKDEIYNGNIVIVDVSRLKMDKITYERVLKDLRAVAHDINGDIVGLGDQKYVILTPMSVKISREKIGGGV; encoded by the coding sequence ATGGCTAAATTTCTGGATTCCATCCTTGGCAGGGGCTCCTCATCTGCAGCAGAGTCAGATTATATGGAGCTTGACCTTGCATCGTTTGAATCCGTTTCAGGAGATGCGTCACCGGCCTCAATGTATGTCAGGATCGCAACAATAACCGACCTCAAAGATACGCCGCGTGTCAAAGACGAAATCTACAACGGAAACATCGTCATTGTTGATGTGTCCCGGCTGAAAATGGACAAGATCACCTATGAACGGGTCTTAAAAGACCTCCGTGCCGTTGCACACGACATCAACGGAGATATCGTCGGACTGGGCGACCAGAAGTATGTTATCTTAACTCCGATGAGCGTGAAAATCTCCCGAGAGAAGATCGGTGGAGGGGTCTGA
- a CDS encoding ZPR1 zinc finger domain-containing protein, with the protein MERVIRAPCLQCSEEIEYHYKTIEIPYFSDVLITTVICESCGFHSVDVMILGENEPARYTLTVSTPKDMESRVIRSTTGTIEIPELGILVEPGPICDGFITNVEGVLVRVEDVIDRVITWSEGEELDRARELKGRIEEMRSGTIPFVLVVQDEDGNSAIIHPDVEKSAPIPYEDRT; encoded by the coding sequence GTGGAACGGGTCATCCGTGCCCCATGCCTTCAATGTTCAGAAGAGATCGAATATCACTATAAAACCATAGAAATACCGTATTTTTCCGACGTTCTCATCACAACCGTCATCTGTGAATCCTGCGGATTCCATTCTGTTGATGTGATGATACTTGGAGAGAACGAGCCTGCGCGCTATACCCTCACGGTCTCCACACCAAAAGACATGGAGAGCCGTGTAATCCGTTCAACGACCGGCACCATAGAGATTCCCGAACTAGGTATTCTCGTGGAACCAGGGCCCATCTGTGATGGGTTTATCACCAATGTGGAAGGGGTGCTTGTCCGTGTTGAGGATGTCATTGATCGTGTGATTACCTGGTCAGAAGGGGAGGAACTGGACCGTGCCCGGGAACTGAAGGGACGTATCGAGGAGATGCGCTCGGGCACCATTCCCTTTGTTCTTGTTGTGCAGGATGAAGACGGGAACAGTGCAATTATCCATCCGGATGTAGAGAAAAGCGCACCCATCCCATACGAAGACCGGACATAA
- the purM gene encoding phosphoribosylformylglycinamidine cyclo-ligase yields the protein MTGLGRKHTYSEAGVDIGLEATAVKALVSTLTFRRTGECAPAGGSGHFAGLIEFGDYYLAMAVDGVGTKMLVADVMEDWSTIGIDCIAMNVNDLYVMNIEPVAFVDYVATDKLSIEKMEQVGMGLNEGARQANMTVIGGETATLKGMVTGLDVAGTCLGIQKKDAIITGEKITAGDVIVGVPSSGIHSNGLTLARELVNSYARYDHEMPWGTTLGEELLTPTRIYAGVLDVTAACEVHGMCHITGGGLLNLLRLGDWGYEITDPLIPQPIFPWMQSVGDVEEAEMYRTFNMGMGYVFIVPEESVVTVQRVFSDARPVGRITDTPGVFLRGESIESV from the coding sequence ATGACGGGACTAGGCAGGAAACATACATACAGTGAAGCAGGCGTGGATATCGGCCTTGAGGCAACAGCTGTGAAGGCACTGGTCTCTACGCTGACCTTCCGGCGGACAGGTGAATGTGCACCAGCGGGCGGGAGTGGGCATTTTGCCGGTCTGATAGAGTTTGGCGACTACTATCTTGCGATGGCAGTGGATGGTGTCGGCACCAAGATGCTTGTAGCAGATGTGATGGAGGACTGGAGCACCATCGGTATCGACTGTATTGCAATGAACGTAAATGATCTCTATGTAATGAACATCGAACCGGTCGCTTTCGTTGATTATGTAGCTACCGATAAACTTTCCATCGAGAAAATGGAGCAGGTCGGCATGGGCTTAAACGAGGGGGCACGACAGGCGAATATGACGGTCATCGGCGGCGAGACTGCGACCCTGAAGGGTATGGTGACCGGCCTTGATGTGGCAGGCACCTGTCTTGGCATCCAGAAGAAGGATGCCATCATTACCGGGGAGAAAATTACTGCAGGTGATGTCATTGTGGGTGTGCCGTCATCCGGTATCCATTCAAATGGTCTGACGCTCGCCCGGGAACTGGTAAATTCCTATGCACGCTATGATCATGAGATGCCGTGGGGGACAACCCTTGGTGAAGAACTTCTCACACCAACCCGTATATATGCAGGTGTGCTGGACGTCACCGCTGCCTGTGAGGTGCATGGCATGTGTCACATCACAGGAGGCGGACTTCTCAATCTGTTGCGTCTGGGCGACTGGGGCTATGAGATCACAGATCCCCTCATCCCGCAGCCGATCTTCCCCTGGATGCAGTCGGTGGGCGATGTAGAGGAGGCAGAGATGTACCGCACCTTCAACATGGGTATGGGGTATGTGTTCATCGTCCCGGAGGAATCTGTTGTTACGGTACAGAGGGTCTTTTCCGATGCCCGTCCTGTGGGCAGGATCACAGACACGCCTGGTGTCTTCCTCCGCGGCGAATCTATTGAATCCGTTTAA